One Psychrilyobacter piezotolerans genomic region harbors:
- a CDS encoding phosphate ABC transporter ATP-binding protein — MILEKVKLKSKEINDGEYKVIIKIKKLTVKHEVEILKNINLNIEKNKITALVGSSGCGKSTLLKSINLMLDKELHQEGEILYLENNILEYPKETLRKEIGLVFQSPTPLPFSVYKNLTYGYEYHHKNIDNLDNLVEKMLKKIGLFHEINDFNMEANKLSGGQQQRMCIARTLMVNPKVILLDEPCSALDVKNTLNIENLLKEICHEYTIVIVTHNLSQARRISDNLIYMEEGEIIESGKTQDVFNNPKDERTKKYLQLEKV; from the coding sequence TTGATACTAGAAAAAGTAAAGTTAAAATCAAAAGAAATTAATGATGGAGAATATAAGGTGATAATAAAAATAAAAAAACTTACAGTGAAACATGAGGTCGAAATCCTTAAAAATATAAATTTAAACATAGAAAAAAATAAGATAACCGCCCTTGTAGGAAGTTCCGGGTGCGGAAAATCCACCTTACTAAAATCAATAAATTTAATGTTGGACAAAGAGTTGCACCAGGAAGGGGAAATCTTATACTTAGAAAACAACATCCTGGAATATCCCAAGGAAACTCTCAGAAAAGAAATCGGACTTGTTTTTCAAAGTCCGACACCTCTTCCTTTTTCTGTCTATAAAAATTTAACCTATGGGTATGAGTATCATCATAAAAATATAGATAACCTGGATAATTTAGTTGAAAAAATGTTGAAAAAAATAGGTCTTTTTCATGAGATCAATGATTTTAATATGGAGGCTAATAAATTATCTGGTGGTCAGCAGCAAAGAATGTGTATAGCCAGAACTTTGATGGTTAATCCAAAAGTAATTTTGCTGGATGAACCCTGTTCGGCACTGGATGTAAAAAACACATTAAATATAGAGAACTTATTGAAAGAGATATGTCATGAATATACCATTGTCATTGTTACTCATAATCTTTCCCAGGCAAGAAGGATCTCCGATAATTTAATTTACATGGAGGAGGGGGAGATAATCGAAAGTGGTAAAACTCAGGATGTATTCAATAATCCAAAAGATGAAAGAACTAAAAAATATTTACAATTAGAAAAAGTATAA